From a region of the Lactuca sativa cultivar Salinas chromosome 4, Lsat_Salinas_v11, whole genome shotgun sequence genome:
- the LOC111918567 gene encoding uncharacterized protein LOC111918567 produces MAKTPVSKHVQKVEDSKEVKFRWCEVCKIDYSSDTFYRHLRGRNHKRNLQESKKMTGLPSTHTDSGKLTKGEVVNPNEGSSTRCELCKVCCNSYDELNRHLSGKKHKKAEYKTGKRMKGERVLQDMVNGEGKVVISEKGKRKANDSLASEEDGDVKRKKMMKEGGTASGALITCTVCNVGWTSVVDYMDHLKGQEHCAMVLKQV; encoded by the coding sequence ATGGCAAAGACACCAGTTTCCAAGCATGTGCAAAAAGTTGAGGATTCAAAGGAAGTTAAGTTTCGATGGTGTGAAGTTTGTAAGATCGATTATAGCAGCGATACCTTCTACAGGCATCTGCGAGGGAGGAATCATAAGAGGAATCTTCAAGAATCAAAGAAAATGACGGGTTTGCCCTCAACCCATACTGATTCGGGGAAGTTGACCAAGGGCGAAGTTGTAAATCCAAACGAAGGAAGCTCTACACGATGTGAACTTTGTAAGGTTTGTTGCAATTCCTATGATGAGCTCAACAGGCACCTTTCAGGGAAGAAACACAAAAAAGCCGAATATAAAACTGGAAAGCGAATGAAAGGAGAAAGAGTGTTGCAGGATATGGTGAATGGAGAGGGTAAAGTTGTCATTTCGGAGAAGGGTAAAAGGAAAGCTAATGACTCATTAGCAAGCGAAGAGGATGGAGATGTaaagaggaagaagatgatgaaagaAGGGGGAACAGCATCTGGTGCTTTGATAACTTGTACAGTATGCAATGTGGGTTGGACTAGCGTGGTGGACTATATGGATCATCTTAAAGGACAAGAGCATTGTGCCATGGTTTTGAAACAAGTATGA